In the genome of Diachasmimorpha longicaudata isolate KC_UGA_2023 chromosome 19, iyDiaLong2, whole genome shotgun sequence, one region contains:
- the LOC135171356 gene encoding zinc finger protein 672-like — protein FTGTSSPLTPSGRAHRGLKTPLIDSPSTPNQNPPHRHLNSPQKSFLTSKISKNISNLKNIYFLPQKQLNSDVSHNAPYALVLSKDPARQYVCIYCRTAYTKPHILKKHMMSTCYWNPHSRASNNPKPFPCTQCSSSFNHQSLLTRHMNVDCGRIHRCNRCLSTFNHLNSLQKHKSRFGGWTYPRDMDDGCLDPCEDQGKCQLMNQRVGGVRMAPESDYKCWRCGARYNRLSNLRAHVRDDCGRVHQCEECRAIFKQRSGLYHHRKRCRMLKTLDPSKFLKTLTYVPGALDVDICSNDPLDPSDIEILKVEGYQTTDSQSQLPEDHPQEEILDDVEGGMPQLSRDLHIPRMSQLSHTSQLRKDETVHILWYRPEEAPGHEVSLQEIPPHVPLRGKGSLPRRKNRKDQLGNERYPCPNCMTDFKYLFDLTRHQKFRCGQEARFMCPYCGQMSKVVYSLYRHIRSRHRGQTVYVVNANNGEKHVARTYPCPSCRSVFGQRRSLATHLRYECGQPPRFMCPYYHWDNPYTISIKTFPPIVEPKRFPCPKCSCAYNRRDNLLMHLRNECGRLPKFKCPYCGYRSKKTSNVRAHIRNVHSGSQIYVIDIERVEQQKMRMNL, from the exons tTCACAGGCACCTCTAGCCCATTAACTCCCTCAGGAAGGGCCCACAGGGGCCTGAAGACCCCCCTCATCGATTCCCCATCAACCCCCAACCAAAACCCACCCCACAGACACCTGAACTCCccccaaaaatcatttctaacctcaaaaatatctaaaaacATTTCTAACCTCAAAAATATCTATTTTCTGCCCCAAAAGCAACTGAACTCAGATGTCTCCCATAATGCACCAT ATGCTCTCGTGCTGTCAAAGGATCCAGCAAGACAGTACGTCTGCATCTACTGCAGGACAGCCTACACAAAGCCCCACATTCTGAAGAAGCACATGATGTCCACCTGCTACTGGAACCCCCACTCACGTGCCTCCAACAACCCCAAGCCCTTCCCCTGCACCCAGTGCTCATCCAGCTTCAATCATCAGTCCCTTCTGACACGTCATATGAACGTCGACTGTGGGAGGATTCACCGATGCAACAGATGTCTATCAACCTTCAATCACCTCAACAGCCTCCAGAAGCACAAATCCAGAT TTGGAGGGTGGACGTACCCCAGGGACATGGACGATGGCTGTCTGGACCCCTGTGAGGACCAGGGGAAGTGCCAGTTGATGAATCAGAGGGTGGGAGGTGTCAGGATGGCGCCTGAAAGTGATTACAAGTGTTGGAGATGTGGAGCGAGGTACAACAGACTGTCGAACCTGAGGGCACATGTTCGTGATGACTGTGGGAGGGTTCATCAGTGCGAGGAGTGCAGGGCCATCTTCAAGCAGAGGAGTGGGCTGTACCATCACAGGAAGCGATGCAGAATGTTGAAGACGTTGGAtccatcaaaattttt AAAAACTTTGACGTATGTTCCAGGCGCCCTGGACGTCGATATCTGCTCCAACGATCCACTCGATCCTTCAGATATCGAGATcctgaaggtcgaggg atATCAGACGACGGATTCGCAATCGCAACTCCCAGAGGATCATCCCCAGGAAGAAATCCTTGACGACGTCGAGGGTGGCATGCCCCAACTGTCTCGCGACCTTCACATCCCAAGGATGTCTCAATTATCACACACGTCACAACTGCGGAAAGATGAGACAGTGCACATACTGTGGTATCGTCCTGAAGAGGCTCCAGGACATGAAGTATCACTTCAAGAAATTCCACCCCACGTGCCCCTTCGAG gaaaAGGGTCACTTCctcgacgaaaaaatcgaaaggaTCAGCTGGGGAACGAGAGGTATCCCTGTCCCAACTGCATGACAGACTTCAAGTACCTCTTCGACCTGACGAGACACCAGAAGTTTCGGTGTGGACAGGAGGCCAGGTTCATGTGTCCTTACTGTGGACAAATGTCCAAGGTCGTGTACAGCCTCTACAGGCACATCAGGTCCAGGCACAGGGGTCAAACTGTCTACGTGGTGAACGCCAACAATGGCGAGAAACACGTGGCCAGGAC GTACCCCTGCCCCAGCTGCAGGAGTGTCTTCGGCCAGAGGAGATCACTCGCCACTCACTTGAGATACGAGTGTGGACAACCACCACGATTCATGTGTCCTTATT ATCACTGGGATAATCCCTACACCATCAGCATCAAGACATTTCCACCGATTGTAGAGCCCAAGAGATTCCCCTGTCCCAAGTGCTCCTGTGCCTACAACAGGAGGGACAATCTCCTGATGCATCTTCGTAACGAGTGTGGAAGACTTCCAAAGTTCAAGTGCCCGTACTGTGGATATCGTTCGAAGAAGACGTCGAATGTTCGGGCGCACATCAGAAATGTTCACAGTGGTTCACAAATTTATGTGATTGACATTGAGAGAGTTGAGCAGCAAAAGATGAGaatgaatttataa